The Arachis duranensis cultivar V14167 chromosome 2, aradu.V14167.gnm2.J7QH, whole genome shotgun sequence genome has a window encoding:
- the LOC127739568 gene encoding uncharacterized protein LOC127739568 — protein MSNGTQRLLNPNPNPERVLKIPVKKTDPVELYRPLRNLVATRYSESDAQKVENVLETLNKCRKDIVERFGDLSFSMQRDCLIHYFKCLCMVDPLFTAVSSDAGSDPITFFWYDAFLPEHEDGVSSQRNSIQLEKADVLFNLGAVCSQIGASCDHNTALGRHLAMDAFNAAAKFFFKLWKDFAKGVSATLDLTLVFAEALHSLFSAQASELKLQQQLHDDNNYNNAVASPALQQHRIAVSFESIFKHYQRAGDLIFGDSAAIKHVCSFDETWIPHLRQKKKYFQVQAHQTRSSILPESQIPETFSLLQYYPLGHDAESVTEKLIGGICSHAVLWRAKREGIYLDLILSEYSPFKIMDGGKLVANPWDMPPPYPTNFAIRSSSFPSHILAFPLKKTEPLDLYGTLRNCFVFKYSESVAERVEGLLQMLNKLRSEMLRDDLSLPVRRDCLLHYFKCLCMIEPLFLMTDLPNPPIFVWYDAFNPQQKSSQHHIHFEKASVLFNLGALCTQIAISCDLTTIQGHRLAKDALNDASHWFFILPLEAKKVSATIDLSVNCARMLHDIISAQIADLEWNFPHSRPDRSSLPVTLLYQKAYALLTSGPENLVPSSIPQYLEEKMKTCAVETAPTDVTEQFLSGYCMAQSVIRKSCLPPCLDLHSEVGPIMIKDGNFVINLRGSIGRIGGDELPRDVSNMTIN, from the exons ATGAGCAACGGTACTCAGAGGTTGTTGAACCCGAACCCGAATCCAGAAAGGGTGCTGAAAATCCCAGTGAAGAAGACTGATCCGGTGGAGCTGTACAGGCCGTTACGCAATTTGGTAGCGACAAGATACTCAGAGAGCGATGCACAGAAAGTTGAAAACGTTCTCGAAACCCTTAACAAATGCCGCAAGGACATAGTGGAGCGATTTGGGGACCTCTCATTTTCCATGCAACGTGACTGCCTCATTCACTACTTCAAATGTCTCTGCATGGTTGACCCACTCTTCACGGCTGTCTCCTCCGACGCCGGCTCCGACCCGATCACCTTTTTCTGGTACGACGCCTTCCTCCCTGAGCATGAGGATGGGGTCTCCTCGCAGCGCAACAGCATCCAATTGGAGAAGGCTGATGTTCTCTTCAACCTTGGCGCCGTATGCAGCCAGATTGGGGCCTCTTGCGACCACAACACCGCCCTTGGCCGTCACCTTGCAATGGACGCCTTCAATGCCGCTgccaaattcttcttcaaactCTGGAAGGATTTTGCCAAGGGCGTCTCCGCCACCCTCGACTTGACTCTCGTCTTCGCCGAGGCTCTGCACAGCCTCTTCTCCGCTCAGGCTTCCGAGCTCAAATTACAGCAACAACTCCACGACGACAACAACTACAACAACGCCGTCGCCAGTCCCGCTCTCCAACAACATCGAATTGCCGTTTCGTTTGAATCG ATTTTTAAGCATTATCAGAGAGCAGGTGATCTGATATTTGGTGATTCGGCTGCAATCAAACATGTCTGCTCATTTGACGAAACTTGGATACCTCATCTTCGTCAGAAGAAGAAATACTTTCAGGTGCAGGCTCATCAGACGCGATCATCCATCCTACCCGAATCCCAGATACCTGAAACATTTTCATTGCTCCAATATTATCCTCTTGGTCATGATGCAGAATCTGTCACTGAAAAACTAATTGGAGGGATTTGCAGCCACGCGGTCCTGTGGAGAGCCAAGCGAGAAGGAATATACCTTGACCTCATCCTTTCCGAGTACAGCCCTTTCAAGATTATGGATGGTGGAAAGCTGGTGGCTAACCCATGGGACATGCCTCCTCCTTATCCAACAAATTTCGCAATCCGCTCATCTTCGTTTCCGTCACATATTCTGGCATTTCCTTTGAAGAAGACTGAGCCCTTAGACCTCTACGGGACTCTGCGCAACTGCTTTGTCTTCAAATACTCTGAGAGCGTGGCAGAGAGAGTAGAAGGCCTTCTTCAAATGCTAAACAAATTGCGTAGTGAAATGCTGCGTGATGACCTCTCTCTACCCGTTCGCCGTGACTGCCTCCTCCACTATTTCAAGTGCCTTTGCATGATTGAGCCTTTGTTCCTTATGACTGACTTGCCTAATCCGCCTATCTTTGTTTGGTACGATGCCTTCAACCCACAACAGAAGTCTTCTCAGCACCATATTCATTTCGAGAAGGCCTCTGTTCTCTTCAACCTGGGAGCCCTCTGCACCCAAATTGCTATCTCCTGCGATCTCACCACCATCCAAGGCCATCGCCTTGCCAAGGACGCCTTAAATGATGCTTCACATTGGTTCTTCATACTGCCTCTTGAGGCTAAGAAGGTATCTGCCACCATTGACTTGTCCGTAAACTGTGCCAGGATGCTGCATGATATAATATCCGCTCAGATTGCCGACTTGGAATGGAATTTTCCTCATTCTCGTCCTGATCGATCATCATTACCT GTTACTCTGCTTTATCAGAAAGCTTATGCTCTGTTGACATCTGGGCCTGAAAATCTTGTTCCATCCTCAATACCTCAATATCTTGAGGAGAAGATGAAAACCTGCGCGGTTGAAACTGCTCCTACTGATGTCACTGAACAATTTCTATCAGGGTATTGTATGGCTCAATCTGTGATTCGAAAGAGTTGTCTACCACCATGCTTGGACCTTCACTCCGAGGTTGGCCCTATCATGATTAAGGATGGAAATTTTGTGATCAACCTTAGAGGCAGTATCGGTCGCATTGGAGGAGATGAGCTCCCAAGAGACGTCAGTAACATGACCATAAACTG